Sequence from the Anaerotignum faecicola genome:
GGCGGCGTACTGGTCGGGCGGTATCTCTCTGGGAATGGAAAGCACCCACCGCCTTGCAAGCTGGGAGTTCCATTGCTTCTCAACAGCTTCGGCAGCGTTCCAGAGGGTGTTGCGGTCTGTGTACTCCAGGGGAGCGTTTGCCGGGAGCAGGATTTCATTGTGGACGATACCACGCTTTTCCGGGTAGTGTTTTACTTCCTGGTCATATTCACAGAACAGCTTTTCGCCGCTCTGGTAAGCAGCGGCGGCAACCGCAGACTGGCGGTGGCTGCGCTGCACAATAGAGATTTCGT
This genomic interval carries:
- a CDS encoding MobA/MobL family protein: EISIVQRSHRQSAVAAAAYQSGEKLFCEYDQEVKHYPEKRGIVHNEILLPANAPLEYTDRNTLWNAAEAVEKQWNSQLARRWVLSIPREIPPDQYAALVRDFCRQQFVSKGMCVDFAIHDKGDGNPHAHVMLTMRAMDER